A region of the Kribbella sp. NBC_01245 genome:
GGGATCAGCTAGCGGGATCAGTCGGCGTGATCAGGCCGCGGGCGGGGCGAAGTCGATGAAGCCGACCACCTCGGACAGCCGGCCGTCGTCGGCGACGGTGACGCAGTCGATTCCGCCGGCGACGGGCGGCTGACCGTCGGCCGCAAGCTCCCAGCCCCAGCGGAGCCGATCGTGGTGGCTGTCGACCTCGCCGACGAGGCGGAAGGTGTGGGCGGGGAAGAGCTCGTGGGCGGTGTCGACCAGCTCGAACAGGCCGGTGTGCCCGGTGACGTCGAACATCGGGTCCACGAAGGTGCCGTCCGTGGTCCAGAGCTCTTCGATGATCTTGCGGCGGGTGTCCGCGTCGTTCTCGTTCCACATTGCGAAGTACTGGGTGGCCAGGGCGTTCATCGAAAGCTCCTCATTCGGTTCGAAGTGATACGAGAAGCTTCGGGCCGAACGTCCCAGCGGTCGATGACGTCAGAGGTAATGGCGGCAACCACCTGACGGGTTAGGTTCGAGCACATGACGGCGACCGCGGAACATACCTTTCAGCGCCCGGTGGGCGAGCTGCTACGCGGCTGGCGCGAGCGGCGGCGGCTGAGCCAGCTCGATCTGGCCAACCAGGTCGAGGTGTCCGCGCGGCACGTCAGCTTCGTCGAGACCGGCCGGTCCAAGCCGAGTCGCGAGATGGTGTTGCGCCTGGCCGAGCACCTCAACGTTCCGCTGCGCGACCGGAATCAGCTGCTGCTCGCCGCGGGATACGCCCCGGTGTACAGCGAGGCCTCGCTGCATTCGCCGGCGATGTTGTCGATCCGCGAGGCGCTGCGACGGTTGCTCAAGGCCCACGACCCGTTTCCCGCGCTGGTGGTCGACCGCTGGTGGAACCTGGTCGAGGCCAACGACGGCATGCGGATCTTCACCGAGGGAGTCGCACCCGAGCTGCTGAAGCCGCCCATCAACGCGCTGCGGCTCACGCTGCATCCCGAAGGCATGGCCCAACGCGTGATCAACCTCGGCGAGATCCGCGCACACGTGCTGAGCCGGTTGCACCGCCAGGTCGTCAGTACGGCGGATCCGGAGCTGCAGGACTTGTACGACGAACTGCGCGGCTATCCGTGCGACCAGGTCGAGCCGTTACTCGAGTTGCCCGGGCCGGGCGAGGTCGTCGTACCAATGCGGGTGCGGTTCGGCGATCAGGAGCTGGCCTTCCTCAGTACGGTCGCCACCTTCGGCACGCCCTTGGACATCACCGTCTCCGAATTGGTGATCGAGTCGTTCTTCCCCGCCGACGAGGCCACCGCCCAGGCTCTGCGAGAGTTGGCGGCATGATCCAGGAACCAAGTCGCGCGTTGACCGACACGAGGGAACTCCACCTCGGCTATCTCGACTACTACCGGTCGATCGTCGAGAGCAAGCTCCGGGGCCTATCCGACGACGAGCTGCGGCGCACGCGATTGCCGTCGGGCTGGTCGCCGTTGGAACTGCTGAAACACCTTGTTTTCATGGAAAGGCGCTGGTTCCGTTGGGGTATTGCCGGCGAGGCGGTCGACGGGCCGTGGGACGACCACGCGGACGGCAAGCCCGACGGCGAGTGGCAGCTGGCCGACGACGATGACCTGCCGAGTCTGCTGGCCGCCTTGCACGCGGGTGGCGAGAAAACTCGCGCGATCCTGACCGGCGTCGAGTTGGACGCCGCGGGCAAGCCCGGTGGCAGGTTCACCGCGGATCAGACGGCCACGGTGAACTGGGTGTGCTTCCACGTCCTCGAGGAGTACATGCGCCACACCGGCCATCTCGACATCGCCCGCGAACTCGCCGACGGCGTGATCGGCGAGGTCTAACGCGGGGCGTTGGCCTTCCATTCGCGACCGATGTCGCGCATCAGGGGCGGGTAGACGAAGAGGTGCCGGAACGGGCCGATCGCGGCCATGTACGCCTTGCCGAACAGGCCGTTCGGCTTGACCAGCACTGCCATCTGGCCGCGATACCCACCGTCCTCGTCCTGGACCCAGCCGAGCTGGAGAACCCCGTGCACGGTTTTGTTCGCCATCTCCGCGACCAACTCGTCGTCCGTCAGGAAGACCGGGGTGAAGGGCAGCTTGTCGTACTCGGGGCCGACCGGTCCCTCGCGCAGGTCGGCCGGTAGCCGGTCGCGCAGCTTCGGCACGCGGGAGCCGACGCCGGCCTTCGGGTCGTCCCAGCCGAGCAGCGCGCCAAGCTTCCAGCGGATGGCGAAGAGCAGCCGGGCTATCCCGGACGAGTTGTCCCCGGTGTCGCCGCCGGCGAACTGCTGAACCAATCGCGGGAAGTCATCCGGACCACCCGGCGTCGGCAACGCCCAGACGTCGTACACGCGGAAGTCGGGCGCGATCTCGTGGACCCGCCAGGGCCGGTCGGTGTGTGCGCTGTTCGGGAGCTTCATGTTCTCCGCCTTCCGTCTAAGAACGTTTAGTGGCAAGGGGATCGAGGCCGAGTACGCCGGATGCGGCGCGGGCCGCGAGTAGTTCGTCGTGCGGGGCCTGACCGGCCATGGCGATCACGGTGCCCTCGAGCGCTCCGACGAAGGCGAGGCCGAGAGCCTTGGCCGGCGGCCCGGGCGGAATCGTTCCGGCTTTGCGCGCGGCCTTGATTAGGCCTATGCAACGCGTGGTCAGTAGCTCGTACGCTTGCTCAACCCTGGTTCCGACGGGATGGTCTTGGCCGGCGAACTCCACGCGCAGCGCGACCGCCACGCGAGCGATATCCCGTCGGCAGAAGACCGCGTGACCGCGTGCGAGTGCGAGCAGCGCGGCGACCGGCTCCGACTCCTTCGCGACGAGCGTGCCAACCTCCGCGTCCCAGGTCTCGAGGACCCACTCGAACACGGCAACCGTCAACTCCTGCTTGTCCTTGAACTGGTGGTAGAGCGCGCCACGCGTATACCCGGCGTCCCTCGCCACCTGCTCGAGCACGAGATTGCCGTACCCATACCGCGACAGCCCTCGCGCAGCCGACTCAAGCAACGCGACCCGCGACCGCGCCCGCCGATCCGCCTGCGTCAACCCATCAACCCCGCCCATCGCCACCCACCTCCGCCGTACCGTCGACAGCCTTCGCGGTGATGAGACGTCGGGCTGTACGACGATGCGCCACGCCAACGACCGCCCAGAGGAGCCGCGCGATCGGCCGCTCGTACGTCAGCAGGGTGGTGAAAGTCCTTGTAGACAAGCCGATATTGCGACCGACCACGATCACGTGCATCAAGGGCAGGGTCTGCTCAAGGTGAACGACGTCGGCATTGGACTCGATGACCTTGAAGCCGGCTATCCCGTCGGAATCGGGCGTCCTACCAACGCCGAGCAACGAGGTGATCCGCTTGACCAAAGCCGGCGAGTCCGCCAGCCCAGCCCGCACCCACGCCTCAGGCGCATCGCGATCCGCTTCACCCAACTCCACCTCAACGGCATCCGCGTAATCAAACCGCCTCCCACTCGCGATCGGATCCGTCACCCCGACCTGCCGAACGTTCTCGATCACCCGCTGCTCTAGGTCCATACCAGCAACATACATACACGCATGTATGTTTCAAACACATCGCCCCCAAAGGTGGCAGACCACACACCAGCACACGAGACGGGCAATTTGTGGCTGGGATTGTGGTTGGGGTTGGCATACGGGCGACCTACGGATGCGCACGAACGCCGAAGCGGCCGGGCCGCCACCGAGACGGTCCGGCCGCTTCGGCGGCAGGGGAGGGGTGAACCTACGAACGCGGAGGGAGCGTCGGCAGGCTCGGCTTCGTGGTGGGGAAGGTCGGCTTCGTCGTCGGTACGGGCGGCAGCGACGGCTTGGTCGTCGGCAGGCTCGGCTTGGTGGTCGGGACCGGCAGGCTCGGCTTACCCGGCAGGGTCGGCTTCGTCGTCGGGACAGGCGGCAGAGTCGGCAGTGACGGCTTGTCCGACGGGGCCGGCAGCGACGGCTTGGACGTCGGCACCGAGGGCACGCACGGCTCTACCGGCGGGATGGTCGGCTTGCCCGGCAGAGACGGCTTGCCCGTCGGGACCGGCAGGCTCGGCTTACCCGGCAACGTCGGGTTGGTGGTCGGCACGGGCGGCAGCGTCGGCTTACCCGGGAGCGTCGGCTTGGTCGTGGGGACCGGCGGCAGCGTCGGGATAGACGGCGTCGGCACGTTGCCCGCACCAGAACCACCAGCAACCGGCTTGGTCGGCAGCGACGGGATAGTCGGCTTACCCGGCAACGTCGGCTTGGTCGTCGGCACGGGCGGCAGCGTCGGCTTGCCCGGCAACGTCGGCTTAGTAGTCGGTACAGGCGGCAGCGTCGGCAAGGACGGCTTCCCCGGCAGGGTCGGCTTCGTCGCCGGGACTGGAGGCAGGGTCGGCTTGCCCGGGATCGACGGCTTGTCCGTCGGGAGGCAGGTCGGCACGTTCGACGGCAGGCTGGTCGGTACGTCCGACGGCAAGCCGACCGGAGGCTTCGGCTTGTCGCCGCCGAGGCCCGCGATCGCCCGGCCGAGGTCGGCCGGACCACCCACGGCCATCGAGACGCTGGCCACGGTGCCGGCCAGCAGGGTCACGCCGCCCGTGGCGAGGCCGCGCCGGACCCAGGCCAGCCGGCGGCCGCGCCGCATCAGCTCGGTGGTGTCCGGCTGCCACGGCTCGATCTCGTAGTCGAGCGCGTCGCGCACCCGGTGCTCGTCGGTCATCGGTGTCCTCCAACAGTGGTATCGATCAGGTCAGGTGACAGCCGCAGTTTGGCCAGCGCCCGGGACGCGGTGCTCTTCACCGTGCCGTTGGCGAGGCCGAGGAGGTTGGCGGTCTCCTGCTCCGAGAGGTCCTGCGTGTACCGCAGCACGACCACTGCCCGCTCCTTCGCGGTCAGTGCGCCGAGCGCGGACAGGACCGACTCCCGCGTCTGCACTCCGGGGGCGAAATCCGATTCGGTCCGGTGGTCCCAGTCGTTGTCGACTGGATCACTCGGCAGCTCCTGCGACCAGCGTCGCTTGACCTGCGTCAGGAACCGGTTCACCACCGCGCGCCGGACATAGCGGAGAGGATCGTCACCCACCTTGTGCCACTTGGGGTAGCACCGCATCAGGGCTTGCTGGACCAAGTCCTCGGCGGTATGCCGATCGCCGCACAACATCTCGGCGAAGCGAAGCAACTGGGTCGACTGGGCCTGTACGAAAAGTTCGAAGTCGGCATCGCCGGCCCGGGTCATCGAGTCTCCTCTGCGTCCGTCACACCTGTCTTAACCACTTGGAGTAAGCGTTCGGTTCTGCCCTGTCGCCAAATACTTCCCAGAAATTTTCTTTCGCTCTATGCAAAAGCCCGGAAGGTTTGTCACATTAGGTCACCCGGCTCTCACACCGGGTCAGCGTCCCCCATCACGCGCGGAGGTTCCAAGTCATGCGGATCAAACTCTCCAGGCGAAGTACCCAGGCGGCCGCCCTCGCCGTTCTCGCATTGGCACTCGCCACCCCTGCCACCCTGCCCAGCTCCGCGGGCACGACGGATGTTCCCGCGTCTGCCGCCCAGTCCCCCGCCCTCACGCCCGGCGCGGGCTCCAGCAACGTCGTACTCGACGGCGATCGCATCATCCTCGGCGCGGCCCGCGCGTCCGCCGGCTCGGCCGGTATCCGCCAGCGCACGGGTATCGCGAACCTGGCGGAGACCCGATTCGGTACGCCGACCGCGGCCGTGGTGGTCGGGTTCACCGCCGGTACTCCGGAAGGTGGCTCGGCCGAGGTCGACGTACGGGCCTTGGTGAACGGGCGTTGGACCGAGTGGACCCCGGCGGCGGCCGGCGAGCCGACTGCCTTGGCCGCACCGAGTGACCTGGTCCAGTTGCGGATCATCGTGGTCGCGCCGGCGAACGTCGCGAGCCCGTGGGTCAGCGGTGTCAGCGCGCGCCCGGCCGCGACCGCCAATGCCCCGGCGATGGGCATCATGGCGGCGCCGTTGGTGTCGCGCGTGTACGCCACCCGGGAAGGCCTGGTCGGCGGTACGACGGCCAACGGGCACGTCATCATCAACCGGGACCACTTCGTCGCACTGCCGTCACGGCGTGGTCTGGCGAACAACGGCTCGGGCAATTACTCGGTGAAGGTGTGCGTTGGTGGACGCTGCGCCTTCGAACCGGTGTGGGACGTCGGCCCGTGGAACACCAAGGACGACTACTGGAACCCGAGCAGCATCCGCGAGATGTGGAAGGACCTGCCGCAGGGCCGGCCCGAGGCGCAGGCGGCGTACCAGAACGGCTACAACGGCGGGAAGGACCAGTTCGGCCGCACGGTCGCGAACCCGGCTGGGATCGACCTGGCCGACGGTACGTTCTGGGACGCGCTCAAGCTGTCCAACAACGCCTGGGTGGACGTGACGTACCTGTGGACGGGTGACGGCGGCCGCGGCACTGTGTCGATCAGCTCGGGCTATCTGAACGTACGGAACGCTACGAACTCCACTGGCGCCATCGTCGGCATGGCGGGCAAGTCGGCCCAGGTGACGGTTGAATGCCAGACGACGGGCCAGAGCATCACTGGTTCGCAAGGCACCACGAATGTGTGGTTGCGGGTCCATGCCGGGATGTACGTCTCGAAGGCGTGGATCAACACGGGCACGCATCCGGCCTGCTAATGAGCGCGCGTGTTCCGGGGATCCTGGGGGTCCCCGGAACACGTGGTTTCACTTCTGGTGCAGGGGATCCGTCTTGCTCTCCGGGAACGACGCGATCAGCCGGTTGTTCTCGTCGTACGTGAAGACGCCGCGCTCTGGCATCTTCTCTCCGGCCGTTTCGGGGAACTGGATGAACGACAACGACCAGCCGGCTATGCCCTTGAGGCGGTAGACCCTGCCTTCGTAATACTTGCCGCCCTCGGTGTAGATCACCCGGCGCGGCATGCCCCGGAAGACCGAGGACGTCGCACCGCCGGAACTCTGCAGGCCGGGGGAACGGCCGTCGCCGATGTTCGCGTTGCCGACCGTGCCGCGGCAGCCGAAATGTTCGAAGTACCCCTTGGTCAGGTCGTCCCAGTGGCTGATGCACCACTTCGTGCCCTTGGTCTCGAACCGCACGCCAGGGGCGAGCTGCACTTGGCCCTTGACCGGGATCACCCCGACCGGCCGGGCTCCGATCGGGCCGCCGGGTGTCCATTTCCTCTTGCCTGGCTTGGCCTTGGCGACGGAGTGACCGTCCTGCGCGGCGGCGGTCGTGGGCACGTTGGGTGCCGGATCCGGCCCGCCGGCGACCGGCGTACCAGCTGGGCCCTTCGTCGCGAACCCGGTGATGGCAATACCCGCCACGGCCAGGGATGCGCATGCGGTGACGGCATACCGCCCGGCGCGGCGGCGCTTCGCACCCGCGACCAATTCGGCCGGCGCCAACGTGGGCGAATCGGCGTCGAGGTCGTGGATCTCCTGGATCAACTTGCTATCGTCCACGGCGGTTTCTCCTTTGAAATAAGGGCTTCTCACCACCAAAGACGCAACCCCTACACCAAAGGTTCTCCCCGAACGACTTTTGCGTTCATTCGTCGGAATCCGCCCTCTCAGGCAGTGCGGACCAGCACAGGAGCGGGCGAGAAGAGGGCGGATTCCGACGAATGAACGCAAAAGTAGGCTGCACCGTCTTAACAGCCGTGGTTGATGTGGGCGCAGGTTTGTTCGCCCCACATGAGGGTGTGCGTGCGGACAACCGAGTCGTCCGAGCGCAGTAGGCGGACCTGGATCTTGGCGCGATCGACCTCACTCCGGCCTTCGGGAGTCGGCTCTGCCTCGCGGTACTGGATGATCCAGTAGTCGCCCACGTTCTCCGCGACCCGCGTAACTCCACCAGGGAAGGTGTAGCTGACCTTGGCCACCCCTGCCGGACGTTTACCGGCGGCCCAGAAATACCCGTACGGCTTGGAC
Encoded here:
- a CDS encoding nuclear transport factor 2 family protein; the encoded protein is MNALATQYFAMWNENDADTRRKIIEELWTTDGTFVDPMFDVTGHTGLFELVDTAHELFPAHTFRLVGEVDSHHDRLRWGWELAADGQPPVAGGIDCVTVADDGRLSEVVGFIDFAPPAA
- a CDS encoding helix-turn-helix domain-containing protein, with protein sequence MTATAEHTFQRPVGELLRGWRERRRLSQLDLANQVEVSARHVSFVETGRSKPSREMVLRLAEHLNVPLRDRNQLLLAAGYAPVYSEASLHSPAMLSIREALRRLLKAHDPFPALVVDRWWNLVEANDGMRIFTEGVAPELLKPPINALRLTLHPEGMAQRVINLGEIRAHVLSRLHRQVVSTADPELQDLYDELRGYPCDQVEPLLELPGPGEVVVPMRVRFGDQELAFLSTVATFGTPLDITVSELVIESFFPADEATAQALRELAA
- a CDS encoding DinB family protein; its protein translation is MIQEPSRALTDTRELHLGYLDYYRSIVESKLRGLSDDELRRTRLPSGWSPLELLKHLVFMERRWFRWGIAGEAVDGPWDDHADGKPDGEWQLADDDDLPSLLAALHAGGEKTRAILTGVELDAAGKPGGRFTADQTATVNWVCFHVLEEYMRHTGHLDIARELADGVIGEV
- a CDS encoding DUF2867 domain-containing protein gives rise to the protein MKLPNSAHTDRPWRVHEIAPDFRVYDVWALPTPGGPDDFPRLVQQFAGGDTGDNSSGIARLLFAIRWKLGALLGWDDPKAGVGSRVPKLRDRLPADLREGPVGPEYDKLPFTPVFLTDDELVAEMANKTVHGVLQLGWVQDEDGGYRGQMAVLVKPNGLFGKAYMAAIGPFRHLFVYPPLMRDIGREWKANAPR
- a CDS encoding TetR/AcrR family transcriptional regulator — protein: MGGVDGLTQADRRARSRVALLESAARGLSRYGYGNLVLEQVARDAGYTRGALYHQFKDKQELTVAVFEWVLETWDAEVGTLVAKESEPVAALLALARGHAVFCRRDIARVAVALRVEFAGQDHPVGTRVEQAYELLTTRCIGLIKAARKAGTIPPGPPAKALGLAFVGALEGTVIAMAGQAPHDELLAARAASGVLGLDPLATKRS
- a CDS encoding SigE family RNA polymerase sigma factor, translating into MTRAGDADFELFVQAQSTQLLRFAEMLCGDRHTAEDLVQQALMRCYPKWHKVGDDPLRYVRRAVVNRFLTQVKRRWSQELPSDPVDNDWDHRTESDFAPGVQTRESVLSALGALTAKERAVVVLRYTQDLSEQETANLLGLANGTVKSTASRALAKLRLSPDLIDTTVGGHR